A window from Desulfallas thermosapovorans DSM 6562 encodes these proteins:
- a CDS encoding response regulator transcription factor, translated as MKKIFVVDDDAHITKIIRDYLVREGFSVCVFPGADSLLAELERGMPDMFILDIMMPGMDGLELCREIRRRGNVPVIFVSARGEEMDRVLGLELGGDDYLTKPFSPRELVARVRTVLRRTGTGKRPAVEDEVRVGDLVIYPGRREAAAGTERLELTVKEFDLLHLLAANPGQAFSREQILNRVWGYDYVGDNRAVDDVVKRLRRKMKDSGTRVRVNTVWGYGYKIND; from the coding sequence GTGAAAAAAATTTTTGTGGTGGACGACGACGCTCATATAACCAAAATAATACGTGATTATCTGGTCCGGGAGGGGTTTTCCGTCTGCGTTTTCCCCGGCGCGGACAGCCTGCTGGCGGAACTGGAGCGCGGGATGCCCGATATGTTTATACTGGACATTATGATGCCCGGCATGGATGGGCTGGAATTGTGCAGGGAAATCCGCCGCCGGGGGAATGTACCCGTGATATTTGTTTCCGCCCGGGGTGAGGAAATGGACCGGGTGCTGGGCCTGGAACTGGGCGGTGATGATTATTTGACCAAACCCTTTTCCCCCCGGGAACTGGTGGCCCGGGTGCGAACCGTGCTGCGCCGGACAGGTACGGGAAAGCGCCCGGCGGTGGAGGATGAGGTGCGGGTGGGTGACCTGGTGATTTACCCGGGCCGCCGGGAAGCTGCTGCCGGGACGGAAAGGCTGGAATTAACGGTCAAGGAATTCGACCTGCTGCACCTGCTGGCGGCAAATCCCGGGCAAGCGTTTAGCCGTGAGCAAATCTTGAACCGGGTGTGGGGATACGACTATGTGGGGGACAACCGGGCGGTGGACGACGTGGTTAAGCGGTTGCGGCGCAAGATGAAGGATAGCGGAACCCGGGTCAGGGTAAATACGGTGTGGGGTTATGGGTATAAAATTAACGATTAG
- a CDS encoding spore germination protein, with product MLWWKRLSKYLLYQEPHPYKSLFESGAEDRAEKGVGNQQKNTDAAPEQSEREEIPGSEYAEQSKSERAENAKPRRNGSNVPNGRRSTRKRSRGSTVMQDKPAGRVSENQDIDAIIHEKVELVYDLEQNRQTLAKIFRVPRNKDVVFRSLTIGIDPPVKALLVFIDGITNSQVQNMAILQPLMLLSGIFVHGTGGETGPRVDTFFKDTFDRAKEALVPNNQVTVTHTYARVAEDVLGGNSALLIDGYNQALLLETKGWQYRSVTTPQVEAVIRGPQEAFTEQIRVNTSLVRKIIHRPSLITEFIKVGNSAPMQCAIMYLDDLANPDLVREVKHRLESVSGDFMHETGLLEQMIEDTPWLLVPQILTTERPDRVAASLLEGQVAILVDGNPFVMVVPCTFFALMQAPEDAYIRWPLGSFVRIIRYLGLFLTLLLPAHYVAIIAYHQEFIPTDLLLAITGSREKVPFPSIVEVLIMELSFELIREAGIRIPGTVGTTLGIVGALILGQAAVAANIVSPILIIVVAVTALGSFAIPNYSFSLTVRVLRFYYIILGSFLGLLGIMVGFFIHLGVTATLKSFGVPFWAPVAPVTRKGNDYFLRGPQWRQKSRPDYLEPLQIQRQPKKSRGWRYDKEPWGGAGAN from the coding sequence ATGTTATGGTGGAAAAGGTTGTCCAAGTATCTTTTATACCAGGAACCTCACCCCTATAAGTCCCTTTTTGAGTCCGGTGCCGAGGACCGGGCGGAAAAAGGGGTCGGGAATCAGCAAAAAAACACTGATGCGGCGCCTGAGCAATCGGAACGGGAAGAGATCCCCGGTAGCGAATACGCAGAGCAAAGTAAGTCGGAGCGGGCCGAAAATGCAAAGCCCCGTCGCAATGGCAGTAATGTTCCCAATGGCCGGCGATCCACGCGAAAAAGATCCCGGGGTAGTACTGTCATGCAAGATAAACCTGCCGGTCGGGTGTCTGAAAACCAGGATATAGATGCCATTATACATGAAAAGGTGGAACTGGTTTACGATCTGGAGCAAAACAGGCAAACGCTGGCTAAAATATTCCGGGTGCCCCGGAACAAGGATGTTGTATTCCGCAGCTTAACCATCGGTATTGACCCGCCCGTCAAAGCATTACTGGTCTTTATTGACGGTATCACCAACTCCCAGGTGCAAAACATGGCCATACTGCAGCCTTTAATGCTGTTGTCCGGTATCTTTGTTCATGGCACCGGAGGTGAAACCGGGCCCCGGGTTGATACTTTTTTTAAAGACACCTTTGACCGGGCCAAGGAGGCACTGGTGCCCAACAATCAGGTGACTGTTACCCATACCTATGCCCGGGTGGCGGAAGACGTGCTGGGCGGTAACTCCGCATTGCTTATTGATGGTTATAACCAGGCCCTGTTGTTGGAGACCAAGGGATGGCAGTATCGCAGCGTTACTACCCCCCAGGTGGAGGCTGTCATCCGGGGTCCCCAGGAAGCTTTCACTGAGCAGATCAGGGTCAATACCTCACTGGTGCGGAAAATCATTCACCGCCCTTCCCTGATCACAGAATTTATCAAGGTGGGCAACTCAGCACCCATGCAGTGCGCCATTATGTACCTGGACGATTTGGCCAATCCCGATCTGGTACGGGAGGTCAAGCACCGCCTGGAGTCCGTGAGCGGGGATTTTATGCATGAAACCGGTCTTTTAGAACAAATGATTGAAGACACTCCCTGGTTATTGGTGCCGCAGATACTCACCACCGAGCGCCCTGACCGGGTGGCCGCCAGCTTGCTGGAAGGACAGGTGGCAATACTGGTGGACGGGAACCCCTTTGTTATGGTGGTACCCTGCACATTTTTTGCACTGATGCAGGCGCCGGAAGACGCGTATATCAGGTGGCCGCTGGGTTCGTTTGTGCGCATAATTCGCTATCTGGGATTATTCCTGACGCTGCTGCTGCCCGCCCATTATGTGGCTATAATTGCCTATCACCAGGAGTTTATTCCCACTGACCTGTTGCTGGCCATAACGGGGTCAAGGGAAAAAGTACCCTTTCCCTCTATTGTGGAGGTACTGATAATGGAACTATCCTTTGAGCTGATTCGGGAGGCCGGAATCAGAATACCCGGCACCGTGGGTACAACCCTCGGCATTGTTGGAGCTTTGATTTTGGGACAGGCAGCGGTGGCTGCCAACATCGTCAGCCCAATACTAATTATTGTGGTGGCGGTGACCGCCCTGGGTTCCTTTGCCATACCGAACTATTCCTTTTCCCTGACCGTGAGAGTGCTGCGGTTCTATTACATTATTTTGGGGTCATTTCTAGGTCTTTTGGGTATAATGGTGGGCTTTTTTATCCATCTAGGTGTTACAGCTACCCTGAAATCCTTTGGTGTGCCCTTTTGGGCTCCTGTAGCACCGGTGACCCGCAAAGGGAACGATTATTTTTTGCGAGGTCCCCAGTGGCGGCAGAAGTCCCGGCCCGATTATCTTGAACCCCTGCAAATACAGCGCCAGCCCAAAAAAAGCCGGGGCTGGCGGTATGATAAAGAACCCTGGGGGGGGGCAGGGGCAAATTGA
- a CDS encoding GerAB/ArcD/ProY family transporter, whose amino-acid sequence MSRQKPVVGVSEAVTLLFVVISAKIFLTQSIFLYHRGMNAAWVIPIVLMFVGLAGVLLLVALLNRFPGRDLVQVGEELTGPYINFFFGLFYLAVFVLGAGFTLRAISEHMVAGFFPDTPISLVAGSFILATMVVSYLGLEAVVRTARLLVGILLATGLALVALTAPLWSFASLFPIWGAGPLELFKGVLENTGVYVSILLLGIIYPFLPGNTGKKIGFWGVGITGIISLLGVLVPILVFTYPTVTELTLPSFEMARIINIGRFGQRMEVVFLPMWVFANMIYLSASLYGGAAVLCRLCALDDYRPFVLSMGVFITVVAFITQNAPQATYWYQDYIIRYSFAILTGIVLLLLSVAYLKSRGGGRGA is encoded by the coding sequence TTGAGTCGGCAAAAACCCGTGGTTGGGGTATCCGAAGCGGTGACGTTATTATTCGTTGTTATTTCTGCTAAAATTTTTTTAACCCAGTCCATATTCCTTTACCACAGAGGGATGAATGCAGCCTGGGTAATTCCCATTGTTCTTATGTTTGTCGGCCTGGCCGGTGTGCTGCTATTGGTTGCACTGCTCAACCGGTTTCCCGGCCGGGATTTGGTCCAGGTGGGGGAAGAACTGACCGGGCCTTATATTAACTTTTTCTTTGGTCTTTTTTACCTGGCTGTGTTTGTGCTTGGTGCCGGATTTACCCTGCGGGCGATCAGTGAACACATGGTGGCCGGTTTTTTCCCTGATACGCCCATTAGTTTGGTGGCCGGTTCCTTTATATTAGCCACTATGGTGGTTAGTTACCTGGGCCTGGAAGCGGTGGTGCGTACAGCCAGGCTACTGGTGGGTATACTGCTTGCCACCGGACTGGCGCTGGTGGCGCTAACCGCTCCCCTGTGGAGTTTTGCCAGTCTGTTTCCCATTTGGGGTGCCGGCCCGTTGGAACTTTTCAAGGGCGTCCTGGAAAACACCGGGGTCTATGTATCCATACTGTTACTGGGTATCATTTATCCCTTTTTGCCCGGCAATACGGGAAAAAAGATTGGCTTTTGGGGAGTGGGTATTACGGGAATCATTTCTCTACTGGGGGTGCTGGTACCGATTCTGGTTTTTACATATCCCACGGTTACCGAACTTACCCTGCCCTCCTTTGAAATGGCCAGGATTATAAATATCGGTCGTTTTGGCCAGCGGATGGAAGTGGTTTTTTTACCCATGTGGGTTTTTGCCAATATGATTTACCTGTCGGCTTCACTATATGGCGGTGCCGCAGTACTCTGCCGGCTTTGCGCCCTGGATGATTACCGGCCCTTTGTATTATCCATGGGGGTATTTATCACGGTGGTGGCCTTTATAACCCAGAACGCCCCCCAGGCCACTTACTGGTATCAGGATTATATAATTCGTTATAGTTTTGCTATATTAACCGGTATTGTGTTGTTATTGCTATCAGTGGCTTATTTAAAGTCGCGGGGAGGTGGGCGCGGTGCATAA
- a CDS encoding ATP-dependent nuclease, whose translation MDKIDLLLPDGGTYQIDNKPGLTYIIGPNGTGKSYALKRFARENLDEALYILPTRDDVRRNLAPVVRREEEDFFREWLVYDQICRYWNRAVKQPGLLALAFSFLERLGVPQRVSVSVEDGEVKFCMSGEDGCNLPARDAPGLLNLPLLGIAVYDPERKLVIIDEPEQSLHPQAQHIFVQVLREVARLQDKHFILITHSPSMVDLRDAKDLARMVFFRRPKNYLVERKVFQLSPEDAGQYADLLPSLTTYKREVLFADKVILVEGQHDRDVLTALIESGGFRVSLARTSVLPLGGVGYMARYTAFFKEIGVKPFVICDRDVVYPTSAIRWYCGRMEGDSFDWRGWVSLSKAKAHARGLPVADQGDRPSWQPGEFDILDRLAGAVRKLMKRALERVEEFKDELVPVESMAGLLGELHKKCSPGGDYREYRAYHLLLSVALGPVDWQKTPVADIFSRLREAYEQLAEQADRLDILILRSGRLEDIYIHSGRQDWSKTEKSLREAADIRTYYQGRQEQIDVDYAELIEPLLRKRFIMRLNNGIPHEAAAVLSGKIHEIYDFLFGAGELFRRIQRLENSGKLEEISPGARVVSYDTKASPPEVTIQIPLLKGYLSPDGSITLKAGVRPEVFNLLYQGPVKREPV comes from the coding sequence TTGGATAAAATTGATCTGTTATTGCCAGACGGCGGCACTTATCAAATAGATAACAAACCGGGCCTAACTTACATTATCGGGCCCAATGGTACCGGCAAATCCTATGCACTGAAAAGGTTTGCCCGGGAAAACCTTGATGAGGCGCTTTATATACTGCCCACCCGGGACGATGTGCGGCGCAATTTGGCTCCTGTGGTCAGGCGGGAAGAGGAAGATTTTTTCAGGGAATGGCTGGTCTATGATCAAATTTGCCGGTACTGGAACCGGGCGGTCAAGCAGCCCGGCCTTTTGGCTCTGGCCTTCTCCTTTCTGGAAAGGCTGGGTGTACCCCAGCGGGTATCGGTGAGCGTGGAGGATGGTGAGGTCAAGTTTTGCATGTCCGGCGAAGACGGTTGTAATTTGCCCGCCCGTGATGCCCCTGGATTACTTAATCTACCCCTGCTGGGCATTGCGGTTTATGACCCGGAACGCAAGCTGGTAATCATTGATGAACCCGAGCAATCCCTGCATCCCCAGGCCCAGCATATTTTTGTGCAGGTTTTACGTGAGGTGGCCCGGCTGCAGGATAAACACTTTATTTTAATTACCCACTCGCCCTCTATGGTGGATTTGCGTGATGCCAAAGATTTGGCCAGAATGGTGTTTTTCAGACGCCCCAAAAATTACCTGGTAGAGCGCAAGGTTTTCCAGCTCAGCCCCGAGGACGCCGGACAATATGCCGATCTGTTGCCCAGTTTAACCACCTATAAGAGGGAAGTGCTGTTTGCCGATAAAGTGATTTTAGTGGAAGGCCAGCATGACCGCGATGTATTGACGGCATTGATTGAGTCCGGGGGTTTTCGGGTATCTCTGGCCCGTACCAGTGTGTTGCCCCTGGGCGGGGTGGGTTATATGGCCAGGTACACGGCCTTCTTTAAAGAAATAGGTGTTAAACCCTTTGTAATTTGCGACCGGGACGTGGTATACCCCACGTCGGCCATTCGCTGGTACTGCGGGCGTATGGAGGGAGATAGTTTTGACTGGCGGGGATGGGTTAGCCTGTCTAAAGCCAAGGCCCATGCCCGGGGTTTGCCGGTGGCGGATCAGGGTGACCGGCCCAGTTGGCAGCCCGGTGAGTTTGATATTTTGGACCGCCTGGCCGGTGCGGTGCGGAAGTTGATGAAAAGGGCACTGGAACGGGTGGAGGAGTTTAAGGATGAACTGGTGCCGGTGGAGTCAATGGCCGGTTTACTGGGGGAATTACATAAAAAATGTTCCCCCGGCGGTGATTACCGGGAATACCGGGCCTATCACCTGCTATTGTCCGTTGCTTTGGGTCCCGTGGATTGGCAAAAAACCCCGGTGGCGGATATTTTCAGCCGGTTACGGGAGGCCTATGAACAACTGGCGGAGCAGGCTGACCGCCTGGATATTCTGATCCTGCGGTCCGGGCGGCTGGAAGATATTTATATACACAGCGGGCGCCAGGATTGGTCAAAAACGGAAAAGTCGCTGCGCGAGGCAGCGGACATTCGTACCTATTACCAGGGCAGGCAGGAACAAATAGACGTGGATTATGCGGAGCTGATTGAGCCACTGTTGAGAAAGCGTTTTATCATGCGTTTGAACAATGGTATACCCCACGAGGCCGCCGCCGTGCTATCGGGTAAAATTCACGAAATTTATGACTTTTTGTTTGGAGCGGGAGAGCTGTTCAGGCGTATCCAGCGCCTGGAAAACAGCGGCAAGTTGGAGGAGATATCCCCCGGGGCGCGGGTGGTGTCATATGATACCAAGGCCAGCCCCCCCGAGGTGACTATACAGATACCCCTGCTAAAGGGATACTTATCGCCTGACGGCAGCATTACCTTGAAGGCGGGTGTGCGGCCCGAGGTGTTTAACTTGTTGTATCAGGGACCGGTAAAGAGAGAACCGGTATAA
- a CDS encoding sensor histidine kinase, with the protein MGIKLTIRRKSIALRIALGYLAVILLTGLLVASSFWLLLSRHLEQAARENLQRDAQNLAGVMDEHPGEGSGQRGMMMHRFMTYHMLGRVIQGEYLLVNRRGVVLESSINDEFVGHALDPEMVAELAAGVYEGQVTMGRERYVAVARYLGGAAGQGGAVVLLTRVESLEEIQRELLALLLASLVLPVLVALGITVFLARHISRPLDLLKEKAQLVARRNFGWRVPVDTGDEIGELGRAINAMDEQLAEYDRAQRQFFQNASHELKSPLMSIQGYAEGIRDGVFHGEEAERALEVIARETGRLKKLVEELLYLGKLESDSEVYKFEDIELGEVLEQAAQAQQVVALERNIKLVMQNYPDVHLRGDGEKLVRAFVNLIANAIRHAASRVEVLALEQGKAVQVTVLDDGPGFTGEDLRRLWERFYKGPRGGSGLGLPIARAIIEEHGGTVRAGNARCGGAELVVTLPRAGN; encoded by the coding sequence ATGGGTATAAAATTAACGATTAGGCGAAAAAGTATTGCATTGCGGATAGCGCTTGGTTACCTGGCGGTGATATTGCTCACCGGGCTGCTGGTGGCTTCCTCCTTTTGGCTGCTACTCAGCAGGCACCTGGAGCAGGCGGCCCGGGAGAACCTGCAACGGGATGCCCAAAATTTAGCAGGTGTTATGGATGAGCACCCGGGGGAAGGGTCCGGGCAGCGGGGCATGATGATGCACCGTTTTATGACCTATCACATGCTGGGCCGGGTTATCCAGGGGGAATACCTGCTGGTGAACCGCCGGGGTGTGGTGCTGGAAAGCAGTATTAACGATGAGTTTGTGGGCCATGCACTGGACCCGGAGATGGTGGCGGAGTTGGCTGCCGGTGTTTATGAAGGCCAGGTAACCATGGGTCGGGAACGCTACGTGGCGGTGGCTCGTTACCTGGGCGGTGCCGCCGGTCAGGGCGGCGCGGTGGTGCTGCTCACCAGGGTGGAGAGCCTGGAGGAAATTCAACGGGAGTTACTGGCCCTTTTACTGGCCAGCCTGGTTTTGCCTGTGCTGGTGGCCCTGGGGATTACCGTGTTTTTAGCCCGGCACATTTCCCGCCCGCTTGATTTACTCAAGGAAAAGGCGCAGCTGGTGGCCAGGCGTAACTTTGGCTGGCGGGTGCCGGTGGATACCGGTGATGAAATTGGTGAGCTGGGCCGGGCCATCAATGCCATGGACGAACAGCTGGCGGAATATGACCGCGCCCAGAGGCAGTTTTTCCAAAATGCTTCCCATGAGCTAAAAAGTCCGTTGATGTCAATTCAGGGTTATGCCGAAGGGATACGTGACGGAGTTTTTCATGGTGAAGAAGCGGAGCGCGCTCTGGAGGTTATCGCGCGTGAAACCGGGCGGCTGAAAAAATTGGTGGAAGAGCTGCTTTACCTGGGTAAATTGGAAAGCGACTCGGAGGTTTACAAATTTGAAGACATCGAGCTTGGCGAAGTGCTGGAACAGGCTGCTCAGGCTCAGCAGGTAGTGGCACTGGAAAGAAATATCAAGCTTGTAATGCAGAATTACCCGGATGTCCACCTGCGGGGGGATGGCGAAAAACTGGTGCGGGCTTTTGTCAATTTAATTGCCAACGCGATACGTCATGCCGCGTCCCGGGTTGAGGTGCTGGCCTTGGAACAGGGGAAAGCGGTACAGGTGACCGTGCTTGATGATGGTCCGGGGTTTACCGGTGAAGATTTGCGCCGGTTGTGGGAGCGGTTTTATAAAGGTCCCCGGGGCGGCAGCGGGCTGGGATTACCCATTGCCCGGGCCATTATTGAGGAACACGGGGGCACTGTCCGGGCCGGCAATGCCCGCTGTGGTGGAGCCGAATTGGTGGTGACACTGCCCCGGGCCGGTAATTAA